ATGGACTTTTTAAATCCGACAATACGGATTGTGAAATTGATTTATCAATTATGCGTTTCTCAGGGGAAGCCTGTTAATAATCATATCGAGATCAACATTAATTTGCCCTTGAGAGATATTTCTGAAATAACCGGAGCTCATTATGCAACCGTCTCCAAAGTATTCTGCACACTGAATAAGCTTCATATTTTAGATAAGAAGAGAGACAGGATCGTTATTTTTGATATGAGAAAGCTGGAAGAATTAACACAAGAAACACAATTATTTAAACATGATGGCACTAACTAATTAGCATTTGTAAAATATTATCATTTATAAAATGATTATTTTCAATTTAGATTGAATCATTTAATTATCTTATTTTGTACAATGTACCTAGTCATCCGCTTGACCAAATCGCTAAAAGAGGAGGTGAATTAGTTGTTTTACCGGGTGAAGCAATCCATAAATTTATCTATGTGCTTACCGGTAAATTGCAAGTAAACTTTCTGTTCAGCGATGGACGAGAACGAATGGTTTATTTTGGCAGCAAACATTGTATGTTCAACTATTTATTTCAACACAACTCCGACAATACGGATTGTGAAATGATTTATCAATTATGCGTTTCTCAGGGGAAGCCTGTTAATAATCATATCGAGGTCAACATTAATTTACCCTTGAGAAATATTTCTGAAATAACCGGAGCTCATTAAGTAACGGTCTCCAAAGTACTCTGCACGCTGAATAAGCTTCATATTTTAGATAAGAAGAGAGACAAGATTGTTATTTTTGATATGAGAAAGCTGGAAGAATTAACACAAGAAACACAATTATTCAAAACCAGAAAACAAAGTATTACTGGAGGTAGATTATTCATGATCATCATTGGAGAAAAAATTAACGGTGCCATCCCTTCCGTAGCGAGAGCAATCGCTGAAAAGGATGCAGGGTTCATTCGAAACCTTGCCAAAATCCAATCCGATGCCGGCGCGGATTTTATTGATGTCTGTGCATCCACAGACGTCAAAATTGAACTCGAAACCTTAAAATGGCTGATTGACCTGGTACAGGAAGTGACAGATACTCCGATTTGTATCGACAGCCCGCATGCGCAGACCTGCGTCGATGCGATTCAATTCTGCAAACGGCCGGGACTCATTAATTCTATATCCGGCGAAGGTGACAAGATCGATGTCGTATTCCCGGTCATTGCCGATACCAAATGGGAATGCGTTGCGCTTCTTTGTGATGACAGCGGAATTTCCAAGACGGCAGAAAAACGTCTTGAAGTATTTGCAAACATCATGAAAAGAGCTAAAGAATTCAATATTGCCCCGTCCCGTCTGCACATTGATCCGCTAGTCGAAATGCTCTGCACTTCGGAAAAGGGCATCAACATGATTGTTGACGTAATCAAAGAGATTAAAAGACAGTATCCGGCAATTCACATTACCGGCGGATTCAGCAATATTTCGTTTAACTTGCCTGCTAGAAAGCTTGTCAATCAGGCCTTCTGCGTTCTGGCAATGAACGCCGGCATGGACAGCGGGATCCTTGACCCGACGAATCAAGATTTGGTCGGTATGATCTTTGCGACGGAAGCTCTCTTAGGTCAGGATGAATATTGCATGGAATATATTAGCGCCTTCAGGGAAGGACGTTTTGGTCAGAAAAAATCGTAGAGCTGGCTCACCAAACAGGCATTCAATCAGAGAATTGTTATTCAATCAGAATAAAATTTTAAGGAGGATTATAAAAAATGGCTAAAATTGAAGAAGTCAAAGCAATGGTAGAAGCAGGAAAAGCAAAACTTGTTCCTGGATTGGTACAGGAAGCGCTCGATGAAGGAAGCGCAGCAAAAGATATTCTGCAGGCAATGGTAGGTTCGATGGGCGTTGTTGGGGACAAGTTCTCCACAGGCGAAATCTTCGTTCCTGAAATGTTAATGGCCGCCAAAGCGATGGCCAAAGGTGTTGATGTTCTGAAACCACTGATGGCTGGCGACACCTCAAACTCCTTAGGTACCTGTATTATCGGAACTGTAGCAGGCGACCTGCATGATATTGGTAAAAACCTTGTTTCTATGATGATCGAAAGTGCCGGATTCACCATGGTTGACCTCGGTGTGGATGTGGCGCATGAAAAATGGGTTGAAGCTATCAAAGAAAATCAGAATGTTACTTTAGTGGCTTGTTCAGGACTTTTGACGACAACAATGCCATCATTAAAGGAAGCCGTCCAGACGGTCAAGGCCAGCGGTTTGACAGGCTTTAAAGTTCTCGTCGGTGGTGCTCCTGTTACCCAACAATTCGCTGATGAAATCAATGCCGATGGTTTTGCTCCTGATGCCGGCAGTGCTGCAGTGAAAGCTTCTGAGTTGGTAAAATCCTTATAAGATGAAAAATCTTGCTAAAGGGAGGTAAATCAATATGACGCTGACTCAAAGAGAAAATTTTGAGATCATGCTTAACGGAGGAAAACCGGAATTCGCCCCTTTGCTGTATGAACTATATAAAGTATGCATGTTAGCAACGAATAATACAGACCAACCATGGCAAGGCGGGAAGGACCCGTTTGGCGTAAATTGGGTAGCCACGGCTGAGGGAGTCATACCGGAGTCAGGAAAAATATTATTCGATGATATCGCTGATTGGAAAGAATATGTAAAATTCCCTGATGTTGATTCTCTTGGAATTGAGCAGATGGCACAAATTGAATTGGCTGACTTTACTGACGAAAAAAGAAAGGAACAACCGGTTGCAGTATTTAATGCATGTGGTCTCTTTGAACGGATGGCTGCATTTATGGGGTTTGAAAATACCTTATGTGCTTTGATTGAAGATCCGGATTCCTGTCATGAATTCTTTGCGGCAATGGCAGATTACAAAATCGCTTGTATAAACCGATATATTGATGCATATAAGCCGGATGTTATCATCTATTTTGATGACTTGGCAACTGCTCGTGGGATGTTTATGTCGCCAAAAACCTATCGCGAAGTCATTAAGCCGTACCACAAAAGAATCGTTGAGGCTGTGACTTCCCGTGGTGTTATCTTTAATCAACATACATGTGGGAAATGTGAAGATATTATCGAAGACTATGTTGAAATGGGTATTAAAATATGGGATGCTGCTCAGGTTTGTAATGATTTGGAGGGAATCCTGACGAAGTATCATGGCCGTTTAATTGTAGAAGGCGGTTGGGATACATCCGGACCTGCCAGTTATATGGGTGCTCCCGTAGAGGCAATCATTGAAGAAACAAAAAGATGTGCAGAGCAATATGGAAAAAAAGGTAATTTTATACTGTTCCCAGTGCTCATGAACGAAAAAGGACATGCCTTTATGACCGGTGACGAAAGAATTCCTGCGTTAATAATGACTTGGAATCAAGTCAATAAGTTATAATACACTCAATAGAATAAATATTTAAACCATTATTTAAGTGAAAGATTGCAAAATCCTCTGGATAATTTTATTCAAGGGGATTTTGCTTATATTCGAATGGCAAACAGATTTCTCTATATAAGTACTGGAGAGGACCCAGAAGCATGATTATACTGAAAAGGAGAGGGTTGCCATCAAAGTAATCATATTAAGCGGATTCTTGGGGTCAGGGAAAACCAGTGTGTTAATGCAGCTTGCAAGACATCTCGTTGAAACTTCTAATGGTAATGAGAACGACAAAAAGGTTGTAATCATAGAAAATGAAATCGGTACAGCCGGAATTGATAACCTTCTACTAGAGAATGAAGATTTTACCGTCAAGAACCTTTTTGCCGGCTGCGCCTGCTGCACATCTTCGGCTAAACTTACGGATACAGTTGATTATCTTAGTAAGGAATACAGCCCGGAATGGATCATCATTG
The sequence above is a segment of the Dehalobacter sp. 12DCB1 genome. Coding sequences within it:
- a CDS encoding helix-turn-helix domain-containing protein; the protein is MDFLNPTIRIVKLIYQLCVSQGKPVNNHIEININLPLRDISEITGAHYATVSKVFCTLNKLHILDKKRDRIVIFDMRKLEELTQETQLFKHDGTN
- a CDS encoding methyltetrahydrofolate cobalamin methyltransferase produces the protein MIIIGEKINGAIPSVARAIAEKDAGFIRNLAKIQSDAGADFIDVCASTDVKIELETLKWLIDLVQEVTDTPICIDSPHAQTCVDAIQFCKRPGLINSISGEGDKIDVVFPVIADTKWECVALLCDDSGISKTAEKRLEVFANIMKRAKEFNIAPSRLHIDPLVEMLCTSEKGINMIVDVIKEIKRQYPAIHITGGFSNISFNLPARKLVNQAFCVLAMNAGMDSGILDPTNQDLVGMIFATEALLGQDEYCMEYISAFREGRFGQKKS
- a CDS encoding corrinoid protein; this translates as MAKIEEVKAMVEAGKAKLVPGLVQEALDEGSAAKDILQAMVGSMGVVGDKFSTGEIFVPEMLMAAKAMAKGVDVLKPLMAGDTSNSLGTCIIGTVAGDLHDIGKNLVSMMIESAGFTMVDLGVDVAHEKWVEAIKENQNVTLVACSGLLTTTMPSLKEAVQTVKASGLTGFKVLVGGAPVTQQFADEINADGFAPDAGSAAVKASELVKSL
- a CDS encoding uroporphyrinogen decarboxylase family protein, whose protein sequence is MTLTQRENFEIMLNGGKPEFAPLLYELYKVCMLATNNTDQPWQGGKDPFGVNWVATAEGVIPESGKILFDDIADWKEYVKFPDVDSLGIEQMAQIELADFTDEKRKEQPVAVFNACGLFERMAAFMGFENTLCALIEDPDSCHEFFAAMADYKIACINRYIDAYKPDVIIYFDDLATARGMFMSPKTYREVIKPYHKRIVEAVTSRGVIFNQHTCGKCEDIIEDYVEMGIKIWDAAQVCNDLEGILTKYHGRLIVEGGWDTSGPASYMGAPVEAIIEETKRCAEQYGKKGNFILFPVLMNEKGHAFMTGDERIPALIMTWNQVNKL